One Physeter macrocephalus isolate SW-GA chromosome 19, ASM283717v5, whole genome shotgun sequence genomic window carries:
- the GRP gene encoding gastrin-releasing peptide isoform X2, translated as MRARDFPLVLLALALCQAPRGPAAPVSASGGTLLAKLYPRGNHWAVGHLMGKKSTGESPYVYEGGSLKEPLRQYIPWEEATRNLLSLLEAKGTRSHQQPPQREPLGIRQSTWDSEDSSNFKDAGSRLKGSQREGRNPQLN; from the exons ATGCGCGCCCGCGACTTCCCGCTCGTGCTGCTGGCTCTGGCCCTCTGCCAGGCGCCCCGGGGGCCGGCCGCCCCGGTGTCGGCGAGCGGAGGGACCCTGCTGGCCAAGCTGTACCCGCGCGGCAACCACTGGGCGGTGG GACACTTAATGGGAAAAAAGAGCACAGGAGAGTCCCCGTATGTTTATGAGGGAGGGAGCCTCAAGGAGCCGCTGAGGCAGTACATTCCGTGGGAGGAAGCTACAAGGAATTTGCTAAGCCTCCTAGAAGCAAAGGGGACCAGAAGCCATCAGCAGCCACCTCAACGGGAGCCCCTTGGCATTCGCCAGTCTACTTGGGATTCAGAGGACAGCAGCAACTTTAAAGACGCGGGATCAAGACTCAAAG